A region of Paraburkholderia largidicola DNA encodes the following proteins:
- a CDS encoding DUF3613 domain-containing protein has translation MSLAVTGSASAQEAGGSPEAATPLASEIGHSTRDWLDLQRSGAQAAPPLTMLGDEAGLAYQRYMESFKAKIPVSFGSSVGGSGNLLRVDYTNMGASQ, from the coding sequence ATGAGTTTGGCCGTGACAGGCAGCGCCAGCGCGCAGGAAGCAGGCGGAAGCCCGGAGGCGGCCACTCCGCTCGCAAGCGAAATCGGTCACTCGACGCGTGACTGGCTCGACCTGCAGCGCAGCGGCGCGCAAGCCGCGCCGCCTCTGACGATGCTCGGCGATGAAGCGGGCCTCGCGTACCAGCGCTACATGGAGTCGTTCAAGGCGAAGATTCCCGTGTCGTTCGGTTCGTCGGTGGGCGGGAGCGGCAATCTGCTGCGCGTCGATTACACGAACATGGGCGCATCACAGTAG
- a CDS encoding tetratricopeptide repeat protein, whose amino-acid sequence MRSFQTTRSSPLRLVVALVAGCALLGACAVKESGYGVGPQAEREAKLQQSTRDTAPDTPGMYLSLIDRMQAQGLYYASLAHIDAYEKQYGVSPDSILLRADALRATDQPAASASAYAQLLNTPLAARGYRGLGLLAGASGDFERASQSLGQAAELAPTDVATLSDLGYARLRAGDVAGARVPLMKAAELDGHNQKVIGNIALYLLADGQTARAQALVKEQKLAPDVRAQLRDEAAKVAAASRARRVNDPRAAKPAVPHAPGAATALPAPTPSVASVQAVDQPQRLLQRFAQ is encoded by the coding sequence ATGCGCTCATTTCAGACTACGCGGTCGAGTCCGCTGCGATTAGTAGTCGCGCTGGTTGCCGGCTGCGCGCTGCTCGGCGCGTGCGCGGTGAAAGAGTCGGGCTACGGCGTCGGGCCGCAGGCCGAGCGCGAGGCGAAGCTCCAGCAATCGACGCGCGACACCGCGCCCGATACGCCCGGCATGTACCTCAGCCTGATCGACAGGATGCAGGCGCAAGGGTTGTACTACGCGTCGCTCGCGCATATCGACGCCTACGAGAAACAGTACGGCGTATCGCCCGATTCGATCCTGCTGCGCGCCGACGCATTGCGCGCGACCGATCAGCCGGCGGCAAGCGCGTCGGCCTACGCGCAATTGCTGAACACGCCGCTCGCTGCGCGCGGCTATCGCGGGCTGGGTCTGCTGGCGGGCGCGTCGGGCGACTTCGAGCGCGCGTCGCAGTCGCTCGGACAGGCCGCGGAACTCGCGCCGACGGATGTCGCGACATTGTCCGATCTCGGCTATGCGCGGCTGCGCGCAGGCGATGTCGCGGGCGCGCGCGTGCCGTTGATGAAAGCGGCGGAACTCGACGGCCACAACCAGAAGGTGATCGGCAACATCGCGCTGTATCTGCTCGCGGATGGACAGACAGCGCGCGCGCAGGCGCTCGTCAAGGAGCAGAAGCTTGCGCCCGACGTGCGCGCGCAGCTTCGCGACGAGGCGGCGAAAGTGGCAGCCGCGAGCCGTGCGCGCCGCGTGAACGATCCACGCGCGGCGAAGCCCGCTGTACCTCATGCGCCAGGCGCGGCCACCGCGCTGCCGGCGCCGACGCCGTCAGTCGCGAGTGTGCAGGCCGTCGATCAGCCTCAGCGTTTGCTGCAACGGTTTGCGCAATGA
- a CDS encoding type II secretion system F family protein, protein MDAHRLAALAVACVGLALLLMGMALWRRHAAARRSARVLADALARRAAQAAPASGATAAATAGGRAGHAGFDGAMRASAPAASNGLQRLLARASEAGMRWLDTPLGRQVVADEDRRVLEQCGFVDARARGLFLIARIGGAIVLPLVALALMGFHPQGSRGPAVVVFALLAGFMLPKFVVRRRAAARRRAVTDELPMLVDLLRLLQGVGLSLDQSLQVMVNDFRSVLPVLSGELAIAQRQAAAGRTREQSLHRLASSYGNEDLRAIVRLLVQVDRHGGAVQEPLKQFGDRLREVRRSMLRERIGRLTVKMTGIMVVTLLPALLIVTAGPGVLAVVHSLSASAVHR, encoded by the coding sequence ATGGACGCGCACCGTCTCGCCGCGCTTGCCGTTGCCTGCGTCGGGCTCGCGTTGCTGCTCATGGGCATGGCGTTGTGGAGGCGTCATGCGGCTGCGCGGCGCAGTGCGCGGGTGCTGGCCGACGCACTGGCGCGGCGCGCCGCGCAGGCGGCGCCGGCTTCCGGCGCAACAGCAGCCGCAACCGCGGGCGGCCGTGCGGGCCACGCCGGGTTTGACGGCGCCATGCGCGCATCGGCGCCAGCAGCTTCGAACGGTCTGCAACGGTTGCTTGCGCGCGCGTCGGAAGCGGGCATGCGCTGGCTCGACACGCCGCTCGGCCGTCAGGTCGTCGCCGATGAAGACCGGCGCGTGCTGGAGCAGTGCGGTTTCGTCGATGCTCGCGCGCGTGGCCTGTTCCTGATCGCGCGGATCGGCGGCGCGATCGTGTTGCCGCTCGTCGCGCTCGCGCTGATGGGGTTTCATCCGCAGGGTTCGCGCGGGCCGGCCGTCGTCGTGTTCGCGCTGCTGGCGGGCTTCATGCTGCCGAAGTTCGTCGTGAGGCGTCGCGCGGCGGCGCGGCGTCGTGCCGTGACGGACGAACTGCCGATGCTCGTCGATCTGCTGCGTCTGTTGCAGGGCGTCGGTTTGTCGCTCGATCAGAGCCTGCAGGTGATGGTCAACGATTTTCGCAGCGTGCTGCCCGTGCTGTCGGGCGAACTCGCGATCGCGCAGCGGCAGGCCGCGGCGGGCCGCACGCGCGAGCAGTCGCTACACCGTCTCGCATCGAGCTACGGGAACGAGGATCTGCGCGCGATCGTGCGTTTGCTGGTTCAGGTGGACCGGCATGGCGGCGCGGTGCAGGAACCGCTCAAGCAGTTCGGCGACCGTCTGCGCGAAGTGCGTCGCTCGATGCTGCGCGAACGTATCGGCCGCCTGACCGTGAAGATGACGGGGATCATGGTCGTCACGCTGCTGCCCGCGCTGCTGATCGTGACGGCGGGGCCGGGCGTGCTGGCCGTCGTGCATTCGCTGTCGGCGTCGGCGGTGCATCGTTAG
- a CDS encoding CpaF family protein encodes MAKEIEFADDAPAFEQSQQFQDIKNAAHEHLLTRIEELGAEFGRWSRNAINQFVDLEMDSFVRLRRIPINESEVRRIAEALTKELAGFGPIEDLLNDPAVEDILVNGYNDVYVSRHGILAKIPVRFADNAHLLRIVRRILAPIGRRLDESNPMVDARLPDGGRVNVVIEPLSIDGPVVSIRKFRKDPLRPDDLLANGTYSAELGALLEAAVQARCNILVSGGTSSGKTSLLNALAFHIPEAERVVTIEDTAELSLNHPHVVRLESRPGGFDGNGLVSIRDLLRNTLRMRPDRIIVGEVRGGEVLEMLQAMNTGHDGSMGTVHASSPRECLYRLEMLAGFAGFQGTESSLRRQIANAIDFIVQIGRLSNGRRRILSITEVTGLSDNIIATQELYRFEPLTSPEGEETDNWTSLGIHPHSPKLARFRQALGGAIGGGFGGGFGQSGGGGFNV; translated from the coding sequence ATGGCAAAAGAAATCGAATTTGCCGACGACGCCCCTGCGTTCGAGCAGAGCCAGCAGTTCCAGGACATCAAGAACGCGGCGCACGAACATCTGCTCACGCGCATCGAAGAACTCGGCGCGGAGTTCGGCCGCTGGTCGCGCAATGCGATCAACCAGTTCGTCGATCTGGAGATGGACAGCTTCGTGCGTCTGCGCCGCATCCCGATCAACGAGAGCGAGGTGCGGCGGATTGCCGAGGCGCTGACCAAGGAACTGGCGGGCTTCGGGCCGATCGAGGATCTGCTGAACGATCCCGCCGTCGAGGACATCCTCGTGAACGGCTACAACGACGTTTACGTGTCGCGCCACGGCATCCTCGCGAAAATCCCCGTGCGTTTCGCGGACAACGCGCATCTGCTGCGGATCGTGCGGCGCATTCTCGCGCCCATCGGCCGGCGTCTGGACGAGTCGAACCCGATGGTCGACGCGCGGCTGCCCGACGGCGGCCGGGTGAACGTGGTGATCGAGCCGCTGTCGATCGACGGGCCGGTCGTGTCGATCCGCAAGTTCCGCAAAGACCCGCTGCGTCCCGACGATCTGCTCGCCAACGGCACGTACAGCGCCGAGCTGGGCGCGCTGCTCGAAGCGGCCGTGCAGGCGCGCTGCAATATTCTGGTGTCGGGCGGCACGAGTTCGGGCAAGACGTCGCTGCTCAACGCGCTCGCGTTTCATATCCCCGAAGCCGAGCGCGTCGTGACCATCGAGGACACGGCCGAGCTGTCGCTCAATCACCCGCATGTGGTGCGGCTCGAAAGCCGGCCGGGCGGCTTCGACGGCAATGGCCTCGTGTCGATTCGCGACCTGTTGCGCAACACGCTGCGGATGCGCCCGGACCGCATCATCGTCGGCGAAGTGCGCGGCGGCGAAGTGCTCGAAATGCTGCAGGCAATGAACACGGGACACGATGGATCGATGGGCACCGTGCACGCGAGCTCGCCCCGCGAATGTCTGTACCGGCTCGAAATGCTCGCGGGCTTTGCGGGCTTCCAGGGCACGGAATCGAGCTTGCGGCGGCAGATCGCGAATGCGATCGACTTCATCGTGCAGATCGGGCGGCTCTCGAATGGCAGACGCCGCATCCTGTCGATCACCGAGGTCACGGGACTGTCGGACAACATCATCGCGACGCAGGAACTCTATCGCTTCGAACCGCTGACCTCGCCCGAAGGCGAAGAGACCGACAACTGGACGTCGCTCGGCATTCATCCGCATTCGCCGAAGCTCGCGCGGTTCAGGCAGGCGCTGGGTGGTGCGATCGGCGGCGGATTCGGCGGCGGCTTCGGTCAGAGCGGCGGCGGGGGCTTCAATGTTTAG
- a CDS encoding type II secretion system F family protein: MFSVALIVAALALLCVAGALIVMQRGAQHKERASTERFIDSRMAQIAQPALASGGAAAGIGSQTGVLRAQALAQTAEAATGWRKLKARMALAFDQSMNRAGMSNARLPALCALSGSLALSAFAGSRAGTGVFCMTLVTCAVLLYVLMARRILKRRQMIVRQLPSFLDGIVRLIVLGNSVPAAFQASLQTTEAPLRQCLDHVSQMLRAGVEIDRALCHVAQVYRANELELLGAVLRLSVKYGGRADVMLDRMASFMRDLEQAERELSAMSAETRLSAWVLTLLPIGIGVFLIASNPQYFAWMWKDASGQRLVYLAFALQMTGAFLLYRLARLKG; the protein is encoded by the coding sequence ATGTTTAGCGTCGCGCTCATCGTGGCCGCACTCGCGCTGCTGTGCGTGGCCGGGGCGCTGATCGTCATGCAGCGCGGCGCGCAGCACAAGGAACGCGCGAGCACCGAGCGCTTCATCGACAGCCGTATGGCGCAGATCGCGCAGCCCGCCCTGGCGAGTGGCGGCGCGGCTGCGGGCATCGGCAGCCAGACGGGCGTGCTGCGCGCGCAGGCGCTCGCGCAGACGGCGGAGGCAGCAACCGGCTGGCGCAAGCTCAAGGCGCGCATGGCGCTCGCATTCGATCAGTCGATGAACCGCGCGGGCATGTCGAACGCGAGACTGCCCGCGCTCTGCGCGCTATCCGGCTCGCTCGCGTTATCCGCGTTCGCCGGGAGCCGCGCGGGAACGGGTGTGTTCTGCATGACGCTCGTCACCTGCGCCGTGCTGCTCTACGTATTGATGGCGCGCCGCATCCTGAAGCGCCGCCAGATGATCGTGCGTCAGCTGCCGTCGTTTCTCGACGGCATCGTGCGTCTGATCGTGCTCGGCAACAGCGTGCCCGCCGCGTTCCAGGCTTCGCTGCAGACCACGGAAGCACCGTTGCGCCAATGTCTCGATCACGTCTCGCAGATGCTGCGCGCGGGCGTCGAAATCGATCGCGCGCTCTGTCACGTCGCGCAGGTGTATCGCGCGAACGAACTCGAACTGCTCGGCGCAGTGCTGCGCCTGTCGGTGAAATACGGCGGACGCGCCGACGTGATGCTCGACCGCATGGCGTCGTTCATGCGCGATCTCGAACAGGCTGAGCGCGAGCTGTCGGCGATGTCGGCGGAAACGCGGCTTTCCGCGTGGGTGCTGACGCTGCTGCCCATCGGCATCGGCGTGTTTCTGATCGCGTCGAATCCGCAGTATTTCGCGTGGATGTGGAAAGACGCATCCGGGCAACGCCTCGTGTATCTCGCGTTCGCGCTGCAGATGACGGGTGCGTTCCTGCTGTACCGCCTTGCGCGGTTAAAGGGCTGA
- a CDS encoding fimbrial protein, whose protein sequence is MNARTYALTDRAVTDCFVLATQADEHARWLAGSLVSAGAVEAVSLDPNALVQRIGTLNPSLVFVDFSGGRVVAASAAANAARTAYPGLQIVALGSVREPESALAALRAGVRDFIDLCAPAADALRITREVFENIVEPVSRHGKLTAIVGARIGMGVSTLAANLAVLLQRRDAAQGREALLLDLGLPAGDGTLLLNTKCEFGFVEAVRNVRRFDQTFVHTALSHHASGLALTTLPADLGDMREVSHASSVGLLNRLRAFFDQQIVDLGGFTNTEFIANVVQAADETWLVCDQGVPSVVSAVGVLDGLREHGMEAEKIAQKVRLVVSKASPELGLTPAQIAQRLELELIATLPERRVALGQAMNQGHLLAEAAPRDPYVRALDLLVTRLAGAPAEQGADGKPRKAAKAAKVAKATKATKADDAADAAMPTPPPRARGKSALDAFRRFLPTSSKRS, encoded by the coding sequence ATGAACGCGAGAACTTACGCTTTGACTGACCGCGCCGTCACCGACTGCTTCGTGCTCGCGACGCAAGCCGACGAGCACGCGCGCTGGCTGGCGGGATCGCTCGTGTCGGCGGGTGCGGTCGAGGCGGTGAGCCTCGATCCGAACGCGCTCGTGCAGCGCATCGGCACGCTCAACCCTTCGCTCGTGTTCGTCGATTTTTCGGGCGGCCGGGTCGTGGCCGCGAGCGCTGCGGCGAACGCGGCGCGCACCGCGTATCCGGGCCTGCAGATCGTCGCGCTCGGCTCGGTGCGCGAGCCGGAGAGCGCGCTCGCCGCGTTGCGCGCGGGCGTGCGCGATTTCATCGACCTGTGCGCGCCTGCCGCCGATGCGCTGCGTATCACGCGCGAGGTGTTCGAGAACATCGTCGAGCCCGTAAGCCGTCACGGCAAGCTGACGGCGATCGTCGGCGCGCGTATCGGCATGGGCGTGTCGACGCTGGCCGCGAATCTCGCCGTACTGCTGCAACGACGCGATGCCGCGCAAGGCCGCGAGGCGCTGCTGCTCGATCTCGGCTTGCCGGCTGGCGACGGCACGCTGTTGCTCAACACGAAGTGCGAGTTCGGTTTCGTCGAAGCCGTGCGCAACGTGCGCCGCTTCGATCAGACCTTCGTGCACACCGCGCTGTCGCATCACGCGAGCGGCCTCGCGCTCACGACGCTGCCCGCTGATCTCGGCGATATGCGCGAAGTCTCGCATGCGTCGTCGGTGGGATTGCTGAACCGGCTGCGCGCGTTCTTCGATCAGCAGATCGTCGATCTCGGCGGCTTCACGAACACTGAGTTCATCGCTAACGTCGTGCAGGCCGCCGACGAAACCTGGCTCGTCTGCGATCAGGGCGTGCCGTCCGTCGTGTCGGCCGTCGGCGTACTGGACGGCTTGCGCGAGCACGGTATGGAAGCAGAGAAGATCGCGCAGAAGGTGCGCCTCGTCGTCAGCAAGGCGTCGCCGGAACTGGGTCTTACGCCTGCGCAGATCGCGCAGCGACTCGAACTCGAACTGATCGCGACGTTGCCCGAGCGGCGCGTCGCGTTGGGCCAGGCGATGAATCAGGGCCACCTGCTCGCCGAGGCCGCGCCGCGCGATCCGTACGTGCGCGCGCTCGACTTGCTCGTGACGAGGCTCGCAGGCGCGCCCGCAGAGCAGGGCGCTGACGGCAAACCACGCAAAGCGGCCAAAGCAGCAAAAGTGGCCAAAGCGACCAAAGCGACCAAAGCGGACGACGCAGCCGACGCCGCGATGCCCACACCGCCGCCACGCGCGCGCGGCAAGTCCGCGCTCGATGCATTCCGCCGCTTCCTTCCCACTTCCAGCAAACGGTCATAG